The Streptomyces sp. 11x1 genomic sequence CCCCGGACATCGCTCAGGGTGTGGACACGGCGTACGAGTCCCGGGTTGAAGGCGACGAGGACGAGCTGGACAAGCAGGGCGCCGGCGACCAGGGCCTGATGTTCGGCTACGCGTCGGACGAGACGCCGACGCTGATGCCGCTCCCGATCTTCCTGGCGCACCGTCTGTCGAAGCGCCTGTCCGAGGTCCGCAAGAACGGCACCATCCCCTACCTCCGCCCTGACGGCAAGACCCAGGTCACCATCGAGTACGACGGTGACAAGGCGGTCCGCCTGGACACGGTCGTCGTCTCCTCCCAGCACGCCAGCGACATCGACCTGGAGTCCCTTCTCGCCCCGGACATCCGCGAGTTCGTGGTGGAGCCGGAGCTGAAGGCCCTCCTCGACGACGGCATCAAGCTGGACACCGAGGGCTACCGCCTGCTCGTCAACCCGACCGGCCGCTTCGAGATCGGCGGTCCGATGGGTGACGCGGGCCTGACCGGCCGCAAGATCATCATCGACACGTACGGCGGCATGGCCCGCCACGGCGGCGGCGCCTTCTCGGGCAAGGACCCGTCCAAGGTCGACCGCTCGGCGGCGTACGCGATGCGCTGGGTCGCCAAGAACGTCGTCGCGGCCGGCCTTGCCTCCCGCTGCGAGGTCCAGGTGGCGTACGCCATCGGCAAGGCCGAGCCCGTCGGCCTCTTCGTGGAGACCTTCGGCACCGCCAAGGTCGACACCGACCGGATCGAGAAGGCCATCGACGAGGTCTTCGACCTCCGCCCGGCGGCCATCATCCGTGACCTCGACCTGCTGCGCCCGATCTACGGTCAGACCGCCGCGTACGGCCACTTCGGCCGCGAACTGCCCGAGTTCACCTGGGAGCGCACGGACCGCGTCGAGGAACTGCGCAAGGCCGCGGGTCTCTGAGCCCTCCGACTCGGCACTCCTCCGGATCTCCGACGAGGCCCGGCACTCCTT encodes the following:
- the metK gene encoding methionine adenosyltransferase, yielding MSRRLFTSESVTEGHPDKIADQISDAILDALLREDPTSRVAVETLITTGLVHVAGEVTTKAYAPIAQLVRDTILNIGYDSSKKGFDGASCGVSVSIGAQSPDIAQGVDTAYESRVEGDEDELDKQGAGDQGLMFGYASDETPTLMPLPIFLAHRLSKRLSEVRKNGTIPYLRPDGKTQVTIEYDGDKAVRLDTVVVSSQHASDIDLESLLAPDIREFVVEPELKALLDDGIKLDTEGYRLLVNPTGRFEIGGPMGDAGLTGRKIIIDTYGGMARHGGGAFSGKDPSKVDRSAAYAMRWVAKNVVAAGLASRCEVQVAYAIGKAEPVGLFVETFGTAKVDTDRIEKAIDEVFDLRPAAIIRDLDLLRPIYGQTAAYGHFGRELPEFTWERTDRVEELRKAAGL